In Xiphophorus couchianus chromosome 8, X_couchianus-1.0, whole genome shotgun sequence, the following proteins share a genomic window:
- the golga2 gene encoding golgin subfamily A member 2 isoform X6 codes for MADQSRQTKLAAAKKKLKEFQQKSSPSSVGGERGGGGSGTGSKKKRKVKEDRDSPDNDFPDTNSNRSLKEETRPLSSTESLRQLSQQLNGLVSESTSAPYVNGEAAPSGELESRNQELAAALESSKLTNSQLNTKLDQLVQQTQELTDQLQKERKEFEQKFSKEQGAMREQLQVHIQTIGILVSEKSELQTALQYTQQAARQKTAEAEDLNNRLQTMKQRVSELERTLSTVSTQQKQFERQNKELEKERDNLRLEVLRLNNLSEESKQQSSELSEQLKQITQDNAAMRLEVNDLHKRLEMADLMLQQYSSQSDSPGFNQKVEMLLEEKQQLESRNHQLLESIAQLKTERDRYVERIQEEGRVWKDKTEQLLAQVSLVAEERDRNINRVQELEASIVELKNAAALLSVEKEAQENAEPQPSGPSEAEVALQEALSSLQQEKDAITAQYQAQLRDNEQLSRLCAEQETRLGELERQVESQSQEEEDRRRMLEDVQSDKATISRALTQNRTLKDQLAELQNGFVKLTNENMELTTAIQSEQHVKKELARRMGELQEELHNVKEQLELKCQETQGVLEQRDQVVAHLQQYYAAYQALAADREQLHQQFLQQAQLMDRLQHDESHGRAQLDVSQNQLQQAEKHLEQLVRDNEQLKAELKELLNSSALVATSRDQGDGVESQSAEESPTKSSIVIPEDFESQKEMEDFIRGALAQVEEERDEARRQLEEEHRLHMVARQQVALALRLEQQHHNYTPVHEDGHEHDDCHEHSHTEHSHEHSAEGVPVEVHQALKAAMEKLQQRFTSLMQEKADLKERVEELEHRCIQLSGETDTIGEYIALYQNQRAIMKQKHQEKEQYINMLAQDKEEMKSKLAELQDLVLRLVAERNDWYNRYTGAAVGMGTANPDLLPVGEEHSHLQQQTHKHELNAVDGEEAIEVSPFSEPSRLQGLEAASSQTLPSSSVQTESKPLVPREDGTAQQIMQLLQEIQNPQGAPRSPPFLGENPCIPFFYRPDKQDEVKILVV; via the exons CTGAAGGAGTTTCAACAGAAGAGCTCTCCTTCTTCTGTGGGAGGAgaaaggggaggaggaggaagtggaaCAGGATCCAAGAAGAAGCGAAAGGTGAAGGAAGACAGAGACTCCCCAGACaat GATTTCCCAGATACCAACAGTAACCGTAGTTTAAAGGAGGAAACTAG ACCATTGTCTTCCACAGAGAGCCTGCGGCAACTCTCGCAACAACTAAATGGTCTGGTCTCTGAG TCAACATCTGCTCCATATGTGAATGGGGAAGCTGCACCTTCTGGAGAACTGGAG AGTCGGAACCAGGAGCTGGCAGCCGCCCTGGAATCTAGCAAGCTAACAAACTCTCAGCTCAATACCAAGCTAGACCAGCTG GTACAGCAAACTCAGGAGCTCACAGATCAGCTGCAGAAG GAGCGAAAGGAATTTGAACAGAAATTTTCAAAGGAGCAAGGAGCAATGCGGGAGCAGTTGCAG GTTCATATCCAAACCATTGGGATTCTGGTATCAGAGAAATCTGAGCTACAAACAGCACTACAATACACACAACAGGCTGCACGACAAAAAACAG CTGAAGCAGAGGATCTCAATAACCGTCTGCAGACAATGAAGCAGAGAGTTTCAGAGCTGGAGCGAACTCTCTCTACTGTCTCCACACAGCAGAAGCAGTTTGAGAGG CAAAACAAGGAGcttgaaaaagaaagagacaacTTAAGGCTAGAAGTGCTGAGACTcaa CAATTTAAGTGAGGAGTCAAAGCAGCAAAGCTCAGAGCTGTCTGaacaactgaaacaaattaCACAAGATAATGCTGCAATGAGGCTGGAGGTAAACGATCTTCACAAGAGGCTGGAGATGGCGGACCTCATGCTACAACAG TACTCCAGTCAGTCAGATTCCCCCGGTTTCAACCAAAAAGTCGAGATGCTGctggaagaaaagcagcagctggagtCACGTAATCACCAG CTTCTGGAGTCTATAGCCCAGCTCAAGACGGAGCGAGACCGTTATGTGGAACGAATCCAGGAAGAGGGCCGTGTATGGAAGGACAAAACCGAGCAGCTGCTTGCACAA GTCTCTTTGGTagcagaggagagagacagaaacatcAACCGAGTCCAAGAGCTGGAGGCCAGCATTGTAGAGCTGAAAAACGCTGCGG CATTATTGTCTGTGGAGAAGGAAGCCCAGGAAAATGCTGAGCCTCAACCTTCAGGACCATCAGAGGCAGAGGTGGCTCTGCAGGAGGCCCTCAGTAGTTTACAACAGGAGAAAGATGCCATTACTGCACAATACCAGGCTCAG CTTCGAGATAACGAGCAGCTAAGTCGCTTGTGTGCGGAACAAGAGACACGCCTGGGAGAGTTGGAGCGGCAGGTGGAGAGCCAGtctcaggaggaagaggaccGCAGACGCATGTTGGAGGACGTTCAGTCAGACAAGGCCACGATTAGCCGAGCTCTTACCCAGAACCGCACACTGAAAGACCAGCTGGCCGAGCTACAAAATGGCTTTGTCAAACTG ACTAATGAGAATATGGAGCTGACCACTGCAATCCAGTCAGAGCAACATGTGAAAAAGGAGTTGGCACGCAGGATGGGGGAATTACAAGAGGAACTGCACAACGTCAAGGAGCAG CTGGAGCTAAAATGTCAGGAGACGCAGGGCGTTCTAGAGCAGAGAGACCAGGTGGTGGCCCATCTGCAGCAGTACTACGCTGCCTACCAAGCCCTGGCTGCAGACAGGGAACAGCTCCACCAACAGTTTCTGCAGCAGGCCCAGCTCATGGACCGACTGCAGCATGATGAAAGTCACGGCCGTGCACAGCTGGATGTCAGCCAGAATCAGCTCCAACAAGCAGAG AAGCATTTGGAGCAGTTGGTCAGAGACAACGAGCAGCTGAAGGCTGAGCTAAAAGAGCTGCTCAACAGTTCAGCTCTTGTGGCGACATCCAGAGACCAGG GAGATGGAGTGGAAAGCCAATCAGCGGAGGAGAGTCCTACAAAGTCTTCTATTGTTATCCCAGAAGACTTTGAGAGCCAGAAAGAGATG GAGGATTTTATCCGTGGGGCTTTGGCTCAGGTGGAAGAGGAGAGGGACGAAGCCAGAaggcagctggaggaggagcacAGGCTCCATATGGTAGCCCGGCAACAGGTGGCTTTGGCCCTTAGACTGGAGCAGCAACACCACAACTACACACCTGTTCATGAAGATGGTCATGAGCATGATGATTGTCATGAACATAGTCACACTGAGCACAGCCATGAGCATTCAG CAGAAGGAGTCCCAGTTGAAGTTCATCAGGCGCTGAAAGCCGCCATGGAGAAGCTCCAGCAGCGCTTCACCTCCCTCATGCAGGAGAAAGCCGACCTGAAGGAGCgggtggaggagctggagcaCCGCTGCATCCAGCTGAGTGGAGAGACTGACACTATAG GGGAGTACATCGCCCTGTACCAAAATCAGCGGGCCATAATGAAGCAGAAGCACCAGGAGAAAGAGCAGTATATCAACATGCTGGCCCAGGATAAAGAGGAGATGAAG TCCAAACTGGCAGAGCTGCAGGATCTTGTCCTGAGGCTTGTGGCCGAGAGGAACGACTGGTACAATCGTTACACTGGAGCTGCAGTCGGCATGGGAACAGCAAACCCTGACCTGCTTCCTGTTGGGGAGGAGCACTCTCACTTACAGCAGCAAACACATAAGCATGAGCTTAATGCTGTCGATGGAGAAG AAGCCATAGAGGTCAGCCCATTCTCGGAGCCCTCCCGACTACAAGGTCTAGAAGCTGCCTCATCCCAAACATTACCATCTAGTTCTGTTCAGACTGAGTCCAAACCTCTGGTGCCCAGAGAGGACGGCACCGCCCAACAAATCATGCAGCTTCTCCAGGAGATCCAGAACCCCCAGGGAGCTCCACGGTCACCGCCATTCCTGGGCGAAAATCCCTGCATCCCCTTCTTTTACCGGCCCGACAAACAGGATGAAGTAAAGATCCTGGTGGTGTGA
- the golga2 gene encoding golgin subfamily A member 2 isoform X1, translating to MADQSRQTKLAAAKKKLKEFQQKSSPSSVGGERGGGGSGTGSKKKRKVKEDRDSPDNFDSFLKALSQSNGVVVPPNGNCQTFADMEAMGSPVPQLQEEQHSESGRDSPMSNSASANATTNSEFVSHNTELQDFPDTNSNRSLKEETRPLSSTESLRQLSQQLNGLVSESTSAPYVNGEAAPSGELESRNQELAAALESSKLTNSQLNTKLDQLVQQTQELTDQLQKERKEFEQKFSKEQGAMREQLQVHIQTIGILVSEKSELQTALQYTQQAARQKTAEAEDLNNRLQTMKQRVSELERTLSTVSTQQKQFERQNKELEKERDNLRLEVLRLNNLSEESKQQSSELSEQLKQITQDNAAMRLEVNDLHKRLEMADLMLQQYSSQSDSPGFNQKVEMLLEEKQQLESRNHQLLESIAQLKTERDRYVERIQEEGRVWKDKTEQLLAQVSLVAEERDRNINRVQELEASIVELKNAAALLSVEKEAQENAEPQPSGPSEAEVALQEALSSLQQEKDAITAQYQAQLRDNEQLSRLCAEQETRLGELERQVESQSQEEEDRRRMLEDVQSDKATISRALTQNRTLKDQLAELQNGFVKLTNENMELTTAIQSEQHVKKELARRMGELQEELHNVKEQLELKCQETQGVLEQRDQVVAHLQQYYAAYQALAADREQLHQQFLQQAQLMDRLQHDESHGRAQLDVSQNQLQQAEKHLEQLVRDNEQLKAELKELLNSSALVATSRDQGDGVESQSAEESPTKSSIVIPEDFESQKEMEDFIRGALAQVEEERDEARRQLEEEHRLHMVARQQVALALRLEQQHHNYTPVHEDGHEHDDCHEHSHTEHSHEHSAEGVPVEVHQALKAAMEKLQQRFTSLMQEKADLKERVEELEHRCIQLSGETDTIGEYIALYQNQRAIMKQKHQEKEQYINMLAQDKEEMKSKLAELQDLVLRLVAERNDWYNRYTGAAVGMGTANPDLLPVGEEHSHLQQQTHKHELNAVDGEEAIEVSPFSEPSRLQGLEAASSQTLPSSSVQTESKPLVPREDGTAQQIMQLLQEIQNPQGAPRSPPFLGENPCIPFFYRPDKQDEVKILVV from the exons CTGAAGGAGTTTCAACAGAAGAGCTCTCCTTCTTCTGTGGGAGGAgaaaggggaggaggaggaagtggaaCAGGATCCAAGAAGAAGCGAAAGGTGAAGGAAGACAGAGACTCCCCAGACaat TTTGACAGTTTTCTGAAAGCTCTTAGTCAAAGCAATGGAGTAGTCGTCCCACCTAATGGAAACTGTCAG ACGTTTGCTGACATGGAGGCCATGGGGTCCCCTGTTCctcagctgcaggaggagcagcACAGCGAGTCCGGCAGAGACTCACCTATGTCTAACTCTGCTAGTGCTAACGCTACTACTAACTCTGAGTTTGTCAGTCACAACACTGAGTTGCAG GATTTCCCAGATACCAACAGTAACCGTAGTTTAAAGGAGGAAACTAG ACCATTGTCTTCCACAGAGAGCCTGCGGCAACTCTCGCAACAACTAAATGGTCTGGTCTCTGAG TCAACATCTGCTCCATATGTGAATGGGGAAGCTGCACCTTCTGGAGAACTGGAG AGTCGGAACCAGGAGCTGGCAGCCGCCCTGGAATCTAGCAAGCTAACAAACTCTCAGCTCAATACCAAGCTAGACCAGCTG GTACAGCAAACTCAGGAGCTCACAGATCAGCTGCAGAAG GAGCGAAAGGAATTTGAACAGAAATTTTCAAAGGAGCAAGGAGCAATGCGGGAGCAGTTGCAG GTTCATATCCAAACCATTGGGATTCTGGTATCAGAGAAATCTGAGCTACAAACAGCACTACAATACACACAACAGGCTGCACGACAAAAAACAG CTGAAGCAGAGGATCTCAATAACCGTCTGCAGACAATGAAGCAGAGAGTTTCAGAGCTGGAGCGAACTCTCTCTACTGTCTCCACACAGCAGAAGCAGTTTGAGAGG CAAAACAAGGAGcttgaaaaagaaagagacaacTTAAGGCTAGAAGTGCTGAGACTcaa CAATTTAAGTGAGGAGTCAAAGCAGCAAAGCTCAGAGCTGTCTGaacaactgaaacaaattaCACAAGATAATGCTGCAATGAGGCTGGAGGTAAACGATCTTCACAAGAGGCTGGAGATGGCGGACCTCATGCTACAACAG TACTCCAGTCAGTCAGATTCCCCCGGTTTCAACCAAAAAGTCGAGATGCTGctggaagaaaagcagcagctggagtCACGTAATCACCAG CTTCTGGAGTCTATAGCCCAGCTCAAGACGGAGCGAGACCGTTATGTGGAACGAATCCAGGAAGAGGGCCGTGTATGGAAGGACAAAACCGAGCAGCTGCTTGCACAA GTCTCTTTGGTagcagaggagagagacagaaacatcAACCGAGTCCAAGAGCTGGAGGCCAGCATTGTAGAGCTGAAAAACGCTGCGG CATTATTGTCTGTGGAGAAGGAAGCCCAGGAAAATGCTGAGCCTCAACCTTCAGGACCATCAGAGGCAGAGGTGGCTCTGCAGGAGGCCCTCAGTAGTTTACAACAGGAGAAAGATGCCATTACTGCACAATACCAGGCTCAG CTTCGAGATAACGAGCAGCTAAGTCGCTTGTGTGCGGAACAAGAGACACGCCTGGGAGAGTTGGAGCGGCAGGTGGAGAGCCAGtctcaggaggaagaggaccGCAGACGCATGTTGGAGGACGTTCAGTCAGACAAGGCCACGATTAGCCGAGCTCTTACCCAGAACCGCACACTGAAAGACCAGCTGGCCGAGCTACAAAATGGCTTTGTCAAACTG ACTAATGAGAATATGGAGCTGACCACTGCAATCCAGTCAGAGCAACATGTGAAAAAGGAGTTGGCACGCAGGATGGGGGAATTACAAGAGGAACTGCACAACGTCAAGGAGCAG CTGGAGCTAAAATGTCAGGAGACGCAGGGCGTTCTAGAGCAGAGAGACCAGGTGGTGGCCCATCTGCAGCAGTACTACGCTGCCTACCAAGCCCTGGCTGCAGACAGGGAACAGCTCCACCAACAGTTTCTGCAGCAGGCCCAGCTCATGGACCGACTGCAGCATGATGAAAGTCACGGCCGTGCACAGCTGGATGTCAGCCAGAATCAGCTCCAACAAGCAGAG AAGCATTTGGAGCAGTTGGTCAGAGACAACGAGCAGCTGAAGGCTGAGCTAAAAGAGCTGCTCAACAGTTCAGCTCTTGTGGCGACATCCAGAGACCAGG GAGATGGAGTGGAAAGCCAATCAGCGGAGGAGAGTCCTACAAAGTCTTCTATTGTTATCCCAGAAGACTTTGAGAGCCAGAAAGAGATG GAGGATTTTATCCGTGGGGCTTTGGCTCAGGTGGAAGAGGAGAGGGACGAAGCCAGAaggcagctggaggaggagcacAGGCTCCATATGGTAGCCCGGCAACAGGTGGCTTTGGCCCTTAGACTGGAGCAGCAACACCACAACTACACACCTGTTCATGAAGATGGTCATGAGCATGATGATTGTCATGAACATAGTCACACTGAGCACAGCCATGAGCATTCAG CAGAAGGAGTCCCAGTTGAAGTTCATCAGGCGCTGAAAGCCGCCATGGAGAAGCTCCAGCAGCGCTTCACCTCCCTCATGCAGGAGAAAGCCGACCTGAAGGAGCgggtggaggagctggagcaCCGCTGCATCCAGCTGAGTGGAGAGACTGACACTATAG GGGAGTACATCGCCCTGTACCAAAATCAGCGGGCCATAATGAAGCAGAAGCACCAGGAGAAAGAGCAGTATATCAACATGCTGGCCCAGGATAAAGAGGAGATGAAG TCCAAACTGGCAGAGCTGCAGGATCTTGTCCTGAGGCTTGTGGCCGAGAGGAACGACTGGTACAATCGTTACACTGGAGCTGCAGTCGGCATGGGAACAGCAAACCCTGACCTGCTTCCTGTTGGGGAGGAGCACTCTCACTTACAGCAGCAAACACATAAGCATGAGCTTAATGCTGTCGATGGAGAAG AAGCCATAGAGGTCAGCCCATTCTCGGAGCCCTCCCGACTACAAGGTCTAGAAGCTGCCTCATCCCAAACATTACCATCTAGTTCTGTTCAGACTGAGTCCAAACCTCTGGTGCCCAGAGAGGACGGCACCGCCCAACAAATCATGCAGCTTCTCCAGGAGATCCAGAACCCCCAGGGAGCTCCACGGTCACCGCCATTCCTGGGCGAAAATCCCTGCATCCCCTTCTTTTACCGGCCCGACAAACAGGATGAAGTAAAGATCCTGGTGGTGTGA
- the golga2 gene encoding golgin subfamily A member 2 isoform X3 has product MADQSRQTKLAAAKKKLKEFQQKSSPSSVGGERGGGGSGTGSKKKRKVKEDRDSPDNTFADMEAMGSPVPQLQEEQHSESGRDSPMSNSASANATTNSEFVSHNTELQDFPDTNSNRSLKEETRPLSSTESLRQLSQQLNGLVSESTSAPYVNGEAAPSGELESRNQELAAALESSKLTNSQLNTKLDQLVQQTQELTDQLQKERKEFEQKFSKEQGAMREQLQVHIQTIGILVSEKSELQTALQYTQQAARQKTAEAEDLNNRLQTMKQRVSELERTLSTVSTQQKQFERQNKELEKERDNLRLEVLRLNNLSEESKQQSSELSEQLKQITQDNAAMRLEVNDLHKRLEMADLMLQQYSSQSDSPGFNQKVEMLLEEKQQLESRNHQLLESIAQLKTERDRYVERIQEEGRVWKDKTEQLLAQVSLVAEERDRNINRVQELEASIVELKNAAALLSVEKEAQENAEPQPSGPSEAEVALQEALSSLQQEKDAITAQYQAQLRDNEQLSRLCAEQETRLGELERQVESQSQEEEDRRRMLEDVQSDKATISRALTQNRTLKDQLAELQNGFVKLTNENMELTTAIQSEQHVKKELARRMGELQEELHNVKEQLELKCQETQGVLEQRDQVVAHLQQYYAAYQALAADREQLHQQFLQQAQLMDRLQHDESHGRAQLDVSQNQLQQAEKHLEQLVRDNEQLKAELKELLNSSALVATSRDQGDGVESQSAEESPTKSSIVIPEDFESQKEMEDFIRGALAQVEEERDEARRQLEEEHRLHMVARQQVALALRLEQQHHNYTPVHEDGHEHDDCHEHSHTEHSHEHSAEGVPVEVHQALKAAMEKLQQRFTSLMQEKADLKERVEELEHRCIQLSGETDTIGEYIALYQNQRAIMKQKHQEKEQYINMLAQDKEEMKSKLAELQDLVLRLVAERNDWYNRYTGAAVGMGTANPDLLPVGEEHSHLQQQTHKHELNAVDGEEAIEVSPFSEPSRLQGLEAASSQTLPSSSVQTESKPLVPREDGTAQQIMQLLQEIQNPQGAPRSPPFLGENPCIPFFYRPDKQDEVKILVV; this is encoded by the exons CTGAAGGAGTTTCAACAGAAGAGCTCTCCTTCTTCTGTGGGAGGAgaaaggggaggaggaggaagtggaaCAGGATCCAAGAAGAAGCGAAAGGTGAAGGAAGACAGAGACTCCCCAGACaat ACGTTTGCTGACATGGAGGCCATGGGGTCCCCTGTTCctcagctgcaggaggagcagcACAGCGAGTCCGGCAGAGACTCACCTATGTCTAACTCTGCTAGTGCTAACGCTACTACTAACTCTGAGTTTGTCAGTCACAACACTGAGTTGCAG GATTTCCCAGATACCAACAGTAACCGTAGTTTAAAGGAGGAAACTAG ACCATTGTCTTCCACAGAGAGCCTGCGGCAACTCTCGCAACAACTAAATGGTCTGGTCTCTGAG TCAACATCTGCTCCATATGTGAATGGGGAAGCTGCACCTTCTGGAGAACTGGAG AGTCGGAACCAGGAGCTGGCAGCCGCCCTGGAATCTAGCAAGCTAACAAACTCTCAGCTCAATACCAAGCTAGACCAGCTG GTACAGCAAACTCAGGAGCTCACAGATCAGCTGCAGAAG GAGCGAAAGGAATTTGAACAGAAATTTTCAAAGGAGCAAGGAGCAATGCGGGAGCAGTTGCAG GTTCATATCCAAACCATTGGGATTCTGGTATCAGAGAAATCTGAGCTACAAACAGCACTACAATACACACAACAGGCTGCACGACAAAAAACAG CTGAAGCAGAGGATCTCAATAACCGTCTGCAGACAATGAAGCAGAGAGTTTCAGAGCTGGAGCGAACTCTCTCTACTGTCTCCACACAGCAGAAGCAGTTTGAGAGG CAAAACAAGGAGcttgaaaaagaaagagacaacTTAAGGCTAGAAGTGCTGAGACTcaa CAATTTAAGTGAGGAGTCAAAGCAGCAAAGCTCAGAGCTGTCTGaacaactgaaacaaattaCACAAGATAATGCTGCAATGAGGCTGGAGGTAAACGATCTTCACAAGAGGCTGGAGATGGCGGACCTCATGCTACAACAG TACTCCAGTCAGTCAGATTCCCCCGGTTTCAACCAAAAAGTCGAGATGCTGctggaagaaaagcagcagctggagtCACGTAATCACCAG CTTCTGGAGTCTATAGCCCAGCTCAAGACGGAGCGAGACCGTTATGTGGAACGAATCCAGGAAGAGGGCCGTGTATGGAAGGACAAAACCGAGCAGCTGCTTGCACAA GTCTCTTTGGTagcagaggagagagacagaaacatcAACCGAGTCCAAGAGCTGGAGGCCAGCATTGTAGAGCTGAAAAACGCTGCGG CATTATTGTCTGTGGAGAAGGAAGCCCAGGAAAATGCTGAGCCTCAACCTTCAGGACCATCAGAGGCAGAGGTGGCTCTGCAGGAGGCCCTCAGTAGTTTACAACAGGAGAAAGATGCCATTACTGCACAATACCAGGCTCAG CTTCGAGATAACGAGCAGCTAAGTCGCTTGTGTGCGGAACAAGAGACACGCCTGGGAGAGTTGGAGCGGCAGGTGGAGAGCCAGtctcaggaggaagaggaccGCAGACGCATGTTGGAGGACGTTCAGTCAGACAAGGCCACGATTAGCCGAGCTCTTACCCAGAACCGCACACTGAAAGACCAGCTGGCCGAGCTACAAAATGGCTTTGTCAAACTG ACTAATGAGAATATGGAGCTGACCACTGCAATCCAGTCAGAGCAACATGTGAAAAAGGAGTTGGCACGCAGGATGGGGGAATTACAAGAGGAACTGCACAACGTCAAGGAGCAG CTGGAGCTAAAATGTCAGGAGACGCAGGGCGTTCTAGAGCAGAGAGACCAGGTGGTGGCCCATCTGCAGCAGTACTACGCTGCCTACCAAGCCCTGGCTGCAGACAGGGAACAGCTCCACCAACAGTTTCTGCAGCAGGCCCAGCTCATGGACCGACTGCAGCATGATGAAAGTCACGGCCGTGCACAGCTGGATGTCAGCCAGAATCAGCTCCAACAAGCAGAG AAGCATTTGGAGCAGTTGGTCAGAGACAACGAGCAGCTGAAGGCTGAGCTAAAAGAGCTGCTCAACAGTTCAGCTCTTGTGGCGACATCCAGAGACCAGG GAGATGGAGTGGAAAGCCAATCAGCGGAGGAGAGTCCTACAAAGTCTTCTATTGTTATCCCAGAAGACTTTGAGAGCCAGAAAGAGATG GAGGATTTTATCCGTGGGGCTTTGGCTCAGGTGGAAGAGGAGAGGGACGAAGCCAGAaggcagctggaggaggagcacAGGCTCCATATGGTAGCCCGGCAACAGGTGGCTTTGGCCCTTAGACTGGAGCAGCAACACCACAACTACACACCTGTTCATGAAGATGGTCATGAGCATGATGATTGTCATGAACATAGTCACACTGAGCACAGCCATGAGCATTCAG CAGAAGGAGTCCCAGTTGAAGTTCATCAGGCGCTGAAAGCCGCCATGGAGAAGCTCCAGCAGCGCTTCACCTCCCTCATGCAGGAGAAAGCCGACCTGAAGGAGCgggtggaggagctggagcaCCGCTGCATCCAGCTGAGTGGAGAGACTGACACTATAG GGGAGTACATCGCCCTGTACCAAAATCAGCGGGCCATAATGAAGCAGAAGCACCAGGAGAAAGAGCAGTATATCAACATGCTGGCCCAGGATAAAGAGGAGATGAAG TCCAAACTGGCAGAGCTGCAGGATCTTGTCCTGAGGCTTGTGGCCGAGAGGAACGACTGGTACAATCGTTACACTGGAGCTGCAGTCGGCATGGGAACAGCAAACCCTGACCTGCTTCCTGTTGGGGAGGAGCACTCTCACTTACAGCAGCAAACACATAAGCATGAGCTTAATGCTGTCGATGGAGAAG AAGCCATAGAGGTCAGCCCATTCTCGGAGCCCTCCCGACTACAAGGTCTAGAAGCTGCCTCATCCCAAACATTACCATCTAGTTCTGTTCAGACTGAGTCCAAACCTCTGGTGCCCAGAGAGGACGGCACCGCCCAACAAATCATGCAGCTTCTCCAGGAGATCCAGAACCCCCAGGGAGCTCCACGGTCACCGCCATTCCTGGGCGAAAATCCCTGCATCCCCTTCTTTTACCGGCCCGACAAACAGGATGAAGTAAAGATCCTGGTGGTGTGA